Proteins found in one Clostridium kluyveri DSM 555 genomic segment:
- a CDS encoding glycosyltransferase family 2 protein, translated as MNENTKVLIGSPIRQTYNILVNFISSLSNIMEEGINIEYFFIDDNDDINSSTLLKNFAVESKNKVIIEAGEKIDTYVRTEDTHYWKESLIWKIAQYKNRIIEYAKENCYDYLFLIDSDIMLHPKTLSSLINSNKDIICEVFWTRWQKNADELPQVWMCDEYSFITKERNEILTEEESNKRYTDFIEKLKKPGIYEVGGLGACTLISKKALNKGVNFNKIYNLSFWGEDRHFCIRAAALGFKLYVDTTYPAYHIYRREDLKGVEQFRNKCIYDINNSLYYERIRIDKDTGNKLTLVMLVRNESKKFLERVLTHAVKYIDNAVILDDASEDNSVEICKKVLENVPLTLVENKEHGFNNEVVLRKQLWKIATSINPDWMLFLDADEIFEDRICEVIRALINQPNFDYYAFRLYDMWDENHYREDFYWGAHKYYRPFLIRYQPNFNYIWDEKPLHCGRIPKNIFSLPGCICYVRLKHFGWSTNELRQSKYIRYLRADPEGKYGSLEQYKSIIDENPRLIKWE; from the coding sequence ATGAATGAGAATACAAAAGTTTTAATAGGGAGTCCTATAAGGCAAACCTATAATATATTAGTAAACTTTATAAGCTCTCTATCAAATATTATGGAAGAGGGTATAAATATAGAGTATTTTTTTATAGATGATAATGACGATATTAATTCAAGTACTTTGCTTAAAAATTTTGCTGTGGAATCTAAAAATAAGGTTATTATCGAGGCAGGAGAAAAAATAGACACTTATGTGCGTACGGAAGACACACACTATTGGAAAGAAAGTTTAATCTGGAAAATAGCGCAATATAAAAATAGAATTATAGAATATGCTAAAGAAAATTGTTATGATTATTTATTTTTGATAGATTCAGATATAATGCTGCACCCTAAGACATTATCAAGTTTAATAAATAGTAACAAAGATATAATATGTGAGGTATTTTGGACCAGATGGCAAAAAAATGCAGATGAATTGCCACAGGTTTGGATGTGTGATGAGTATTCATTTATCACTAAAGAAAGAAATGAAATATTGACTGAAGAAGAATCTAATAAAAGATATACAGATTTTATAGAAAAATTAAAAAAACCAGGTATATATGAGGTAGGAGGCTTAGGTGCATGTACCTTAATAAGTAAAAAGGCCCTGAATAAAGGAGTTAATTTCAATAAAATCTATAATTTGTCTTTTTGGGGAGAGGATAGACACTTTTGTATAAGGGCAGCAGCATTAGGCTTTAAGCTGTATGTTGATACCACTTATCCGGCTTACCACATATATAGAAGAGAGGATTTAAAAGGAGTAGAACAATTTAGAAATAAATGTATATATGATATTAATAATTCTTTATATTATGAACGAATAAGAATTGATAAAGATACAGGAAATAAGCTAACGCTTGTAATGCTTGTAAGAAATGAAAGTAAAAAATTTTTGGAAAGGGTTTTAACACATGCAGTTAAGTATATAGATAATGCTGTGATTTTAGATGATGCCAGTGAAGACAATTCAGTTGAAATATGTAAAAAGGTACTTGAAAATGTACCATTGACTTTAGTTGAAAATAAAGAACACGGATTTAATAATGAAGTTGTTTTGAGAAAGCAATTATGGAAAATAGCAACAAGTATAAATCCAGATTGGATGTTATTTTTAGATGCTGACGAAATTTTTGAAGATAGAATATGTGAAGTCATCAGAGCATTAATTAACCAACCTAATTTTGATTATTATGCCTTTAGATTATATGATATGTGGGACGAGAATCATTATAGAGAAGATTTTTATTGGGGGGCACACAAGTATTATAGACCATTTTTAATAAGATATCAGCCCAATTTCAATTATATCTGGGATGAAAAACCACTGCATTGTGGTAGAATTCCTAAGAATATATTTAGCCTTCCGGGGTGCATATGTTATGTAAGATTAAAACATTTTGGCTGGTCTA